One region of Oryza sativa Japonica Group chromosome 5, ASM3414082v1 genomic DNA includes:
- the LOC4338249 gene encoding protein ZINC INDUCED FACILITATOR-LIKE 1: MQQIRDMNIAKREEDIGFYAGFVAASYFLARTFSSVPWGIFADKYGRKPCIVISILSVIFFNTLFGLSTRYWMAIVTRGMLGMLCGILGPIKAYATEICRKEHQALGMSLVTSSRAVAFVLGPAIGGFLAQPAEKYPHIFSKESIFGR; the protein is encoded by the exons ATGCAACAGATCAGGGACATGAATATCGCAAAGCGGGAGGAAGACATCGGGTTCTATGCTGGATTTGTTG CGGCATCTTATTTCCTAGCTAGAACTTTCAGTTCTGTGCCATGGGGCATATTTGCTGACAAGTATGGAAGGAAGCCCTGCATCGTGATTAGCATCCTCTCAGT GATTTTTTTCAACACGTTATTTGGTCTTAGCACAAGATACTGGATGGCAATTGTAACTAGAGGAATGCTTGGGATGCTTTGTGGTATATTGGGACCAATCAAG GCATATGCTACAGAAATCTGCAGGAAAGAGCACCAAGCTCTAGGAATGTCTCTT GTTACATCATCACGAGCGGTAGCATTTGTTCTTGGACCAGCTATTGGAGGGTTTCTTGCACAG CCTGCAGAAAAGTACCCACATATTTTCTCCAAAGAATCCATATTTGGGAGGTGA